One part of the Cyprinus carpio isolate SPL01 chromosome A25, ASM1834038v1, whole genome shotgun sequence genome encodes these proteins:
- the LOC109050742 gene encoding histone H2B: MPEPAKSAPKKGSKKAVTKTAAKGGKKRRKSRKESYAIYVYKVLKQVHPDTGISSKAMGIMNSFVNDIFERIAGESSRLAHYNKRSTITSREIQTAVRLLLPGELAKHAVSEGTKAVTKYTSSK; this comes from the coding sequence ATGCCTGAACCAGCGAAATCCGCTCCCAAGAAGGGCTCCAAGAAGGCGGTCACTAAGACTGCCGCTAAAGGAGGAAAGAAGCGCAGAAAGTCCAGGAAGGAGAGCTACGCTATCTACGTGTACAAAGTGTTGAAGCAGGTTCATCCTGACACCGGGATCTCCTCCAAGGCGATGGGCATCATGAACTCTTTCGTCAACGACATCTTCGAGCGCATCGCCGGTGAGTCGTCTCGTCTCGCTCACTACAACAAGCGCTCCACCATCACATCGAGAGAGATCCAGACCGCCGTGCGTCTGCTGCTTCCCGGAGAGCTGGCCAAACACGCCGTGTCTGAGGGCACCAAGGCCGTCACCAAGTACACCAGCTCCAAATAG